From the Budorcas taxicolor isolate Tak-1 chromosome 1, Takin1.1, whole genome shotgun sequence genome, one window contains:
- the FAM3D gene encoding protein FAM3D: MRLSGLLRFLALIFAVVTTWLFIREYINFNIKTLRLPRWIGSAHKNSAQLVKTKCGLSKSCPDNFFAFKIVSGAANVVGPTMCFEDQMIMSPVKNNVGRGLNIVLVDGNKGAVLTQKSFDMYSGDASLLAKFLKEISGDMLVLVASYDDPGTKMNDEIRKLFSNLGSTHAKQLGFRDSWVFLGAQNLQSKSPFEQFLKNNPETNKYDGWPELLELEGCVPRKKLRLHSTSKKIEKTSTG; this comes from the exons GTCTACTTCGCTTCCTGGCCCTAATTTTTGCCGTGGTTACCACGTGGCTCTTCATCCGTGAATATATCAACTTCAACATAAAAACCCTTCGCCTGCCCCGCTGGATAG GTTCAGCCCACAAGAACT ctgcacagTTGGTGAAGACCAAGTGTGGCCTCAGCAAATCGTGCCCAGACAACTTCTTTGCGTTTAAAATCGTCAGTGGGGCCGCCAACGTCGTGGGCCCCACCATGTGCTTTGAGGACCAAAT gATCATGAGTCCTGTGAAAAACAACGTGGGCAGAGGCCTGAACATTGTCCTGGTGGATG GAAACAAGGGAGCGGTGCTGACGCAGAAATCTTTCGACATGTACTCTGGAG ATGCTAGCCTCCTGGCAAAATTCCTTAAAGAAATTTCCGGGGACATGCTGGTGCTGGTGGCCTCTTACGATGACCCAGGGACCAA GATGAACGATGAAATCAGGAAGCTCTTCTCCAACTTGGGCAGCACCCACGCCAAGCAGCTGGGCTTCCGGGACAGCTGGGTCTTCTTAGGGGCCCAAAACCTCCAGAGTAAAAGCCCCTTTGAGCAG TTCTTAAAGAACAacccagaaacaaacaaatatgaCGGCTGGCCagagctgctggagctggagggCTGTGTGCCCCGGAAG AAGCTGCGTTTGCACAGCACTTCAAAGAAGATTGAGAAAACGTCAACAGGATGA